The following are encoded in a window of Methylicorpusculum oleiharenae genomic DNA:
- a CDS encoding UDP-N-acetylmuramoyl-L-alanyl-D-glutamate--2,6-diaminopimelate ligase — protein sequence MKLSSLLEGYASVINDISIQGLTLNSREVKPGDAFIALSGARQHGLLFAEDAIKRGAVAIIYDSASCEDVKFNQDQAVFFVAVEQLHARLGDIAGRYYAEPSAAMSLIGITGTNGKTSCSQFLGQAMDDCGIIGTLGWGSWGELKTTQNTTPDALAIQAMLAAFKQEGKRSVAMEVSSHGLEQGRVNGITFKGAVYTNISRDHLDYHGSMENYVEAKLRLLAKPGVQFAVINLDDSYSAAILKAVPPSVAVWGTSLQGKQLESGETVLAKRIEQGLDGMQFDVCWRDHCRRVSVELYGDFNVENLLLVFGVLLATGYSFDESVRRISNIKPVAGRMTRYGSESTPWIFVDYAHTPDALDKVLTGLKKHCPEKLWVVMGCGGDRDAGKRPLMGQIAEKWADHIVLTDDNPRSENSLRIIDGIKQGCSSTKIRVIQDREQAIKTVVREAEDQDCILIAGKGHEAYQEINGVKIPFSDAEVVIRALEDIR from the coding sequence ATGAAGCTAAGCAGCTTACTGGAGGGCTATGCCTCGGTAATAAATGATATTTCCATTCAGGGTTTGACGTTAAACAGCCGTGAAGTTAAGCCTGGAGATGCTTTTATTGCGTTGTCGGGGGCCAGGCAGCATGGCTTATTGTTTGCTGAAGACGCCATAAAAAGAGGTGCGGTAGCCATCATTTATGACTCCGCTTCTTGTGAAGATGTGAAGTTTAATCAGGATCAGGCGGTTTTTTTCGTTGCAGTTGAGCAGTTACATGCGCGCTTGGGTGATATTGCCGGGCGCTATTATGCTGAGCCTTCTGCAGCTATGAGCCTGATTGGCATAACTGGAACCAACGGTAAGACGTCTTGCAGTCAGTTTCTGGGTCAAGCGATGGATGACTGTGGCATTATCGGAACGTTAGGCTGGGGTAGTTGGGGTGAGCTTAAAACAACTCAAAATACTACGCCTGATGCGCTGGCGATCCAGGCCATGCTAGCCGCATTTAAACAGGAAGGAAAAAGGTCGGTAGCAATGGAAGTGTCGTCTCACGGATTGGAGCAAGGCCGTGTTAATGGGATCACATTTAAAGGTGCGGTTTATACCAATATCAGCCGTGATCACCTGGATTATCACGGTTCAATGGAAAATTATGTCGAGGCAAAGTTAAGGCTTTTAGCCAAACCGGGTGTGCAGTTTGCGGTTATCAACTTAGACGATAGTTACAGTGCCGCGATACTAAAGGCTGTGCCTCCCTCAGTTGCCGTATGGGGTACAAGCTTACAGGGCAAGCAGTTAGAAAGTGGCGAAACGGTTTTGGCCAAAAGAATTGAACAGGGATTGGACGGTATGCAGTTTGATGTGTGCTGGCGTGACCATTGTCGGCGGGTCAGCGTTGAATTGTACGGCGATTTTAATGTTGAAAATCTTCTTCTGGTTTTTGGCGTATTGCTGGCTACGGGCTACTCCTTTGATGAATCTGTTCGCCGGATTTCAAACATCAAGCCGGTTGCCGGGCGTATGACACGGTATGGCTCTGAATCGACGCCATGGATTTTTGTGGATTATGCGCACACGCCGGATGCGCTGGATAAAGTGTTAACCGGATTGAAAAAACATTGCCCCGAAAAATTATGGGTAGTAATGGGTTGTGGTGGCGACAGGGATGCGGGTAAACGTCCGTTGATGGGGCAAATCGCTGAAAAATGGGCGGACCATATTGTTCTAACCGATGACAATCCCCGCAGCGAAAATTCGTTGCGGATCATTGACGGAATCAAGCAGGGATGCAGTAGCACCAAGATCCGTGTGATTCAAGACAGAGAGCAGGCAATAAAAACCGTGGTTAGAGAAGCTGAAGATCAAGACTGTATTCTTATTGCCGGTAAAGGTCATGAGGCCTATCAGGAAATTAACGGTGTAAAAATACCTTTCAGCGATGCCGAAGTGGTTATCAGAGCCTTGGAGGATATTCGATAA
- a CDS encoding peptidoglycan D,D-transpeptidase FtsI family protein codes for MRRFNTQKQTRKPVNDFAVRRKVLLAFMLGGMALLVGRAFDLQVLNKQFLKQQGDMRHVSEVAVSAYRGMILDRNDEPLAISSPVESAWVNPMELAEVAPSDIKQVEQLLGLSEGKIAKLIIPGSKRQFVYVKRRINPDLAERVKKLSIKGVYFDREFKRYYPAGPISAQLVGFTNIDDVGQEGIELAYESLLKGVTGRKRVIRDGKRQIIADIEAIKAPINGQNIKLSIDERIQYIAYRELQAGVIENQADAGALVLLDAKTGEVLANVNYPSFNPNMPTGTNKGAFRNRGLTDLFEPGSTVKPFVIAAALQGGFIKEGIKIETDGAYRVGRNVVKDIHNYGTMDLTQVLKKSSNVATSKVALTMPPKYFWGFYHRLGFGVSAGLDFPGEANGSLLDYHRWNNFAQATLSFGYGVNTSVLQLARAYTALADDGVLHSVSLLKRDEDTDEKRVFSSKTAKQIRSMLEHVVMQDGTAYLARVDGYRVAGKTGTVRKAGAGGYKEKKYLSVFVGMAPASNPRLVMAVMVDEPKAGKYYGGLVSGPVFSNVMAGALRVLGVAQDQVETMPLLLSNKTVQ; via the coding sequence ATGCGCCGTTTTAATACACAGAAACAAACAAGGAAGCCGGTCAACGATTTTGCGGTAAGACGTAAAGTGTTGCTGGCTTTTATGTTGGGGGGAATGGCATTACTGGTAGGTCGCGCCTTTGATTTGCAAGTGCTGAATAAGCAGTTTTTAAAGCAGCAAGGTGATATGAGGCATGTTAGCGAAGTGGCGGTTTCTGCCTATCGAGGCATGATTCTGGATAGGAATGACGAGCCTTTGGCCATCAGTTCCCCGGTTGAGTCTGCGTGGGTCAACCCAATGGAGTTGGCTGAAGTTGCCCCTTCGGATATTAAACAAGTCGAGCAACTGCTGGGTTTGTCTGAAGGTAAAATTGCCAAGTTGATAATACCCGGATCAAAGCGCCAATTTGTTTATGTCAAAAGACGTATCAATCCGGATCTGGCAGAGCGGGTAAAAAAGCTCAGTATTAAAGGCGTTTATTTCGATCGTGAATTTAAGCGGTATTACCCTGCAGGTCCTATCTCTGCTCAACTGGTGGGCTTCACCAATATTGATGATGTTGGGCAAGAAGGCATTGAACTGGCTTATGAAAGTCTTTTAAAGGGCGTAACCGGCCGAAAACGTGTAATCAGGGATGGCAAGCGGCAAATTATTGCTGATATTGAAGCCATTAAAGCACCCATTAACGGACAAAACATAAAGCTAAGCATTGACGAGCGTATTCAGTACATTGCTTATCGGGAATTGCAGGCAGGCGTGATTGAAAATCAGGCTGATGCCGGAGCGCTGGTGCTTTTGGATGCAAAAACAGGCGAGGTGTTGGCTAATGTCAATTACCCTTCCTTCAATCCGAATATGCCTACCGGGACAAACAAAGGTGCATTTCGAAACAGAGGTCTGACTGATTTGTTTGAGCCCGGATCAACCGTCAAGCCATTCGTGATAGCGGCGGCATTACAGGGCGGTTTTATCAAGGAAGGTATAAAAATTGAAACGGACGGCGCTTACCGGGTTGGCCGAAATGTTGTTAAGGATATTCACAATTACGGCACCATGGATTTAACGCAGGTTTTAAAAAAATCCAGCAATGTTGCAACCAGTAAAGTCGCGTTGACTATGCCACCTAAATATTTTTGGGGGTTTTATCACCGACTGGGTTTTGGTGTCTCGGCGGGTTTGGACTTTCCCGGTGAAGCCAACGGCAGTTTATTGGATTACCACCGGTGGAATAACTTTGCTCAAGCGACCTTGTCGTTCGGTTATGGTGTCAATACCTCGGTCTTACAGTTGGCGCGAGCTTATACCGCATTGGCTGATGATGGCGTTTTACATTCAGTCAGCTTGCTGAAAAGAGATGAAGATACGGACGAAAAGCGTGTGTTTTCATCAAAAACAGCCAAACAGATACGCAGCATGCTTGAACATGTGGTGATGCAGGATGGAACAGCCTATCTTGCAAGGGTCGATGGTTACCGAGTTGCGGGTAAAACCGGTACTGTCAGAAAAGCCGGTGCCGGCGGGTATAAGGAAAAAAAGTATTTGTCGGTATTTGTCGGTATGGCTCCTGCCAGTAATCCACGCTTAGTCATGGCGGTTATGGTGGATGAGCCCAAAGCCGGGAAATATTATGGCGGACTGGTCTCTGGGCCGGTTTTTTCAAATGTGATGGCGGGCGCATTGCGGGTATTGGGCGTAGCTCAGGATCAGGTCGAAACCATGCCTTTATTACTTTCAAATAAAACGGTCCAGTAA
- the ftsL gene encoding cell division protein FtsL, translated as MNVVKIKVLLMMGLVVGLLGSALAVIYSKYQSRLLFIEIQKQERELDRYEVEWGQLQLELTTLAEENRVEQIAREKLRLVLPQREAIIYIKP; from the coding sequence GTGGTCAAGATTAAGGTCCTGTTGATGATGGGGCTTGTGGTTGGGCTTTTAGGTTCGGCTTTGGCGGTTATTTACAGTAAGTACCAATCGAGGTTGTTGTTCATTGAGATTCAAAAGCAAGAACGGGAACTCGATCGCTATGAAGTCGAATGGGGTCAGTTGCAACTTGAGCTAACGACTTTAGCGGAAGAAAATAGAGTTGAACAAATTGCGCGCGAGAAGCTGAGGCTGGTTTTGCCGCAACGGGAAGCGATTATTTACATTAAGCCCTAG